The nucleotide sequence CCAGGTGCCCGTAAAGGCCTCGCGCACCTCGTCCAGGCTGGTCGCGGGGTTTTTGAGCTTGGTGTAAATAGTGGACAGGATGCCCCTGTTGGTGGGCAAAATGTGCGTGTTGAACGAAATGCGGATGTCATGCCCGGCCAGCAGCGACACTTCCTGCTCGATTTCGGGCGTATGGCGGTGCGTGGGCAGGCCGTACGCGCGGAAGTTGTCGGAGACCTCGCAAAACAGCGTGGGCACAACAGCCTTGCGCCCAGCCCCGGTGGCTCCTGATTTGGCGTCCACCACGATGTCGTCGGTGTAAACAAGGTCGTTCTTGATGGCGGCGTACAGCCCCAGAATCACCGACGTGGGGTAGCAGCCGGGGTTGGCGATCAGTTTGGCCTTGGCGACTTCAGCCGCGTACAGCTCGGGCAGGCCGTAAACGGCCTTGTGCAGCAGGTCGCTGCACACGTGCTCGCGCTTGTACCACGCGGCGTAGGTCTCGGGATCGCGCAGGCGAAAGTCCGCCGACAGGTCAACAACCTTGACCCCGGCGCGCAGCAGCGGCTCGGCCATGTCCATGGCTGTTCCCGCCGGTACGGCAAGAAAGACTATTTCGCACTGGCGGGCGGCTTCTTGCGGGTCAAAAACGCTGATAACCACATCCGCGCCGGGCAGGTGGTTGAGAAAAGGATAAAAATCGCCCAGCCGCTTGCCCGATTCGGCCCGCGAACAGGCCATGGCAAGGCGCATGCACGGGTGGCTGACTAGGAGCCGCGTCAGTTCCATGCCCGCGTAGCCGGTAATACCCACCAGACCCACATTGATTGTCTTCATGCCGCTGATCCTTTGAAACTGTATGGTCAATGGTAGTGACGGGGCCGCGCGGCGCATGGCGGTAATGCCGCGCCGGGCAGGGCCGCCCCGTGGTGCCTCAGGCTTTTTTTGACTGGCAGGCGCAGTCCGGGCCGCACTTCATTACAAACTTCATGCGCAGTTCGTAAAGGATGCTTTCCAGCAGCTGACGCTCCTGTTCTTCCAGCCCGTTTTCGGTCTTGGCCCGCAGCATTTCCAGCACGTCGATGCTGTGCTTTGCCAGGGGCAGGTTTGTTTCTGTGCCGCCGGTTTCGGGGTTCGGCACTTCGCCCAGATGCACCAGGGCCGACGACGCCAGTGAAATGACAAAGGTTGAAAACGTCACTTCGGGCATGGGGCCATCGGCCTTGCAACCGCAATTGTTGTCACTCATGGCGACCTCGTGGCTCGTAAATCGGTTACGCTACCAGCAGCTTGCGCCGCGTGCTTCTGTCAAACATACAAGCTTTTGCCGCCAGCGCAAGGGCTGGCGGGCCGCAATGCCTAGCTGTGGATCAGGTTCAGGGGTTGCCCCGGTTTGCCGGCAAGCGCCGCGCGGTAGGCGGCCAGCGCTTCTTCAAGATAGTCACGCGAGCCGCAGTGTCCACCGGCTTCAATGATGCCCCGGTTAAGGGCGTGCAGGCCTGCCGCCAGGTCGGCCCAGTCAACCCAGCCCATGTGGCCTATGCGCACCATGCGGCCCTTCATGTGATCCTGCCCGCCAGCCATGCACACGCCGTATTTGTCCATGGCGATGCGCAGCACCTCGGTGCCGTCCACGCCAGCGGGCAGCATCACGCTGGTGATGCCCCAGGCAAAGTGGGTTTTGGCGTACAGGTCAAGGCCCATGGCGGCAACGCCGGTACGGGCCAGCATGGTCAGCGCCCACTGCTTGGCGTAGATGGCTTCAAGGCCGTTTTCGAGCAGCATTTCAAGGCTCTCGTCCAGGCCGACGACAAGGTTTACCGCCGAGGTAAACAGGGTCTGGCCTTGCGCGATCTTGACCCTTTCCTTGGGCAGGTTAAAATAGAAGCAGCCGGGCGTGACGCTTTCGGCCCGCTTCCAGCCGCGAGGCGAAAGGGCCAGCAGCGCCAGACCGGGGGGCAGCATCAGGCCCTTTTGCGAGCCGGTGACCAGACAGTCGATGCCCCATTCGTCCATGGGGCAGGGGGCCAGGCTCACGGCGGAGATGCCGTCCACCAGCAGCAGGGTGTCGGTGTCCCTCGTGATGCGCGCTATCTCTTCAACCGGGTGCAGCACGCCGGTGGATGTTTCGGAATGCTGGACAAGCACGCCCGCAATGCCGGGGTCGGCCTTGAGGGCCGCCGCCACTGCCTGCGGGTCAACGGCTTCGCCCCACGGCACTTCGATGGTTGTGGTTTCGAGGCCGCGCGAGACGGCAATTTCGCGCCAGCGCTGGCCAAACTTGCCGCCCTCGACCACCAGCACGCGCTGGCCGGGGGTAAACAGGCTGTACACCGCCGCCGTCATGGCTCCGGTGCCGGAACAGGAGAGGGGCAGCACCACATCGCTCGTGCCGAACAGCACGCGCAGGCGTTCCTGAACCCTGCCCATCACGGCTTTGAATTCACTTTTGCGGTGGTGGATCATATCTTTGGCGAGCACAAGCCGCACGCGCTCCGGCAGAGGCGTGGGGCCGGGGGTGAGCAGGCGAACTTTGTTCAGCATGGCAAATCCTTGTGGTTAAGCGCCCACCTGGGCGATAAAACACTTCAAATAGGCCGTTTCGGGCATGGCGGCGTGGATGGGATGATCCGGCCCCTGCCCCCCGGCAAATAAAATACGGGCATGCAGTTTGCGCTTGGCGGCGGCCTGCGTCAAGCAGCCGCGCAGGGCCTGGGCCTCAAGATGGTGCGAGCAGGAGGATGTGGCAAGTATGCCCCCCGGTGCAAGCAGCTGCACGGCCAGATCGTTGGCCTGACGATAGGCGGCCAGCCCCAGTGCGGCGTCTTTGCGGCGTTTGATAAAGGCTGGCGGGTCGAGACTGATCACCTCAAAGCGGCGGCCCTCGTCGCGCAGCTGGCGCAGCAGGTCAAAGGCGTCGCCGCACAGTATCTGGGCCTCGCAGCCGGGGGCGTTGGCCCTGGCGTTTTCTTCCGCAAAGGCAAGGGCCTGGGCCGAGGCGTCCACAAAGGTGACGGAGCGGGCGCCTGCCGCAGCCGCGCTGACGCCAAAACCGCCAACATAGCTGAAAATATCCAGCACGTCGGCGTCGGCGGCGTAGCGGGCAAGCTCCGTCCGGTTGGCCCGCTGGTCGTAAAACCAGCCTGTTTTTTGCCCTGTGGCGCACGGGGCGTAAAAGCGGCAGGTGTTTTCGGGCACTTCAAGCCTTTCGGGCAGCGGGCCTTCGCTCTGCTGCTCGCGCGAGAGGTTTTCGAGCCCGCGCGCTGCAAGGTCGTTGGCCCAGAGTATGGACGTTGGCTGCACAAGCGTGCGCAGGGCCTCCGTCAGCGCCTCTCGGCGTTGTTCCATACCTGCCGTGGTGACCTGCACGGTGAGGTGATCGCCGTAACGGTCAATGACCAGGCCGGGCAAAAAATCGCCCTCGCCGTGGCACAGCCGGTACCAGGGGCCGGGGTAGAGGCGCTGGCGCAGATTCAGGGCGGACTGGAGCCTCTGGGCAAGCAGGGGTTCGTCCAGCTCGGTATCGGGCCTGCGGCTGTGCAGGCGGGCGCAGATAAGCGAGGCCGGGTTGACGCACACGCTGCCAAGCGGTGCGCCGCGCCAGTCGCACAGGGTTGCGGCCTCGCCGGGGGTAAAGTCGGTAAGCGGGCTTTGCTTGACGTCCACCTCGTTGGCAAAAATCCACAGGTGTCCAGCGCGCACGCGCCGGTCTTCATTTTTTTTGAGCCAGAGTTTGCGCATAGGTTACTTTCCCGCTGCTTCGGCGGGGGCAGATGTTTGGGCGGCCTGGGCCGCAAGGGCGTTGATCTGTTCTTCAAGCGTCTGCTTGCCGGGAACGGCGCTGCATGAAAAGAGGGTGCCGGGGTCGTTGAGGGCGGCCAGCAGCTGCAAAATGCCGATGCGCTGGCCGCGCGCGCTTGTAACCTCGAGCTGGCCGGGGCGCTGCGCAAAGGTCAGCAGGGCCTCGCGGATGGCCTTGTTTTGCGGGGTAGGGTTCAACTCCAGCCCAGTGTCGAGGCTGTGGTGCAGGCTTGCCGCAGCCGCGCGCCCGTTGGGCGAAAGGTTGAGACCCAGCCAGGCAAGCGCGCCCCGGTCTTTCACCGTAAGCTGCAGATCGCTGAAGCTCTGCAGCAGCAGGGCCTGCTCGCTGCCGCTCATGGCGCCTGCGTCGTACAGCGTGAGCGAGCAGTTCACGTCGGTAAGGCTGTCGGCCTTGATGGAAATGGTCTTTTTGTGCGAGGCCGTGCTCAGGGCCAGACTTTCAAAGGACATGTCGGCCTTGAGGTCGGGCATGACAAGGCCAGACAGCTCCTGCAGCAGCTGACGGGGGGCCGCCAGATCGCGGATATAGCTTGTGGTGTGGCGCGGCGTGTTGGAAAGCCAGTCAAACCCCGCGCCGCTCACTGTCGCGACGCCGTTTTCCACGGCAAAGGCCATGCCCTCGGCACGTACCTGCCTGACAAGGGGCGGCTCGGCAGCAAGGATTTCTTCCACAATAGGGCCAAGGGTTTTGACGGCTGCGTCCATGTCGTCCTCGCCCATGGCGGCGGCGTCCATGAGGCGGTGCAGCAGGCCAATATCGGGCAGGGTAAGACCGTTTGCCTCAAAACTTGCCATGCGCATGCTTTCGCGGCCATTGAGGCGGCTCTGCATGTCGTCGATGCGCATCTGCTCGATGGCGGGGCCGTTCCATCCCGCAACCAGCGATTCCTTGACGGTCAGCTGGGCCAGACCGTCCTTGCCGGGCATGTTTACGCTCAGAAAATAGCTCTGCGCCCTGTCCGCGCCCATGAGGTACGAGGCAGCCAGCGCGTCGATGGGCGCGCCGTCAAGAAAACGGCCCACCAGCTCGCTCTCGCTGCGCAGCTCGTTTATTTCCTCCCGCTGCACCGAGGCGCGAACCTCGGGCGTACGCAGGGCGAGGTTGCGCAGCACGATGTTTTCGGCCACGGGCATCATGCCTGCATCCTTGAGGGCCACGGGCCGCAGCGGCGTGTAGGCTATCAGCATACGCAGCGGAATGCGCAGGGAGACCTCGGCCACTTCGTACGAAATGGGCCCCTGGGGCGTTTCGCCGCGCAGGCGCAGGCCATACAGCTTGAGCGTACGCGAAAGGGGCGAGAATTCCACCCTGTCCACCCCCGCCTGCGTGGATATGCCGTCGCCGGAGATGCCGATGCTCTGGATGCCCCGCTGCACCTGTCCTTCCACCAGCGGGCTCAGGCCCAAAATGAGCCCCACGACGCCCGCTGCAACCAGAATAACAACAGCGGCGGCCAGATATGCTTTTTTCATTCAGAATTCTCCAGCTTGGGAACTTTGCGATCAAACCGCGCGCCACGGCTTAGCAGCCGTGGCGACAGATGTTCAGAGTTTGCGCCGTGGCGCAGGGGGCGGCTTTGCCGCGACTTTATTCCGCCCGGTGGTGGCAGCCGATGCTCTCTTTGTTGCGCAGGGCCGCCTGCGTGATAATGTACGATGTTTGCGACCCGTGGAAAAGATCCACCAAACGCCGCGAAATACGCGTGCGCTTGTAAAAGTCGTGGATGTGCCGCACAAGGTCGCGCATGTCCTCAAAGGCGCGGCGCAGTCGCGCCTCCGTGCGGGCGATGCCCACGTAGTTCCACATGGTGTTGCGGATATTGGTCCAGTCCTGGGCCACCAGGGCTGGGTCGTCCCTGCGTTCGTCGCCCTCGTGCTGCCAGTCGGGTATGGATGCGGCCAGCGCCTTGGGCAGGCCGCTTTCGGCCACGACGCGGTGGGCCAGATCCTTGCCGCTGCTGACGCCCCATACCAATGCCTCAAGCAGGGAGGTGCTGGCAAGTCTGTTGGCCCCGTGCAATCCGGTGCAGGCGCATTCGCCAATGGCGTACAGGCCGTGCAGCGAGGTGCGGCCATGCACGTCGGTGAGCACGCCGCCGCAAAAATAATGGGCCGCCGGAACCACGGGGATGGGCTCCTTGAGAATATCGATGCCCGCCTCGCGGCATTTTTCGTACACAGTGGGAAAGCGCGTGGGCAGATCCTGCTCGACGCCGCTCACGTCCAGATACAGGCAGGGCGCGCCGTTGTGCAGCATTTCGTCCATCATGGCCAGGGCGACCACGTCGCGCGGGGCGAGGTCGCCCCTGGGGTCGTGGTCGCGCATAAAGGAGCGGCCCTTGTGGTCCAGCAGGCGCGCGCCTTCGCCGCGCATGGCCTCGGTGATCAGCGAGCGGCGGGTGCTGCGTTCCTCATACAGCGCCGTGGGGTGAAACTGCATGAACTCAAGGTTGGCAAGGTCGACGCCGGCGCGAAAGGCCATGGCCACGCCCGTGCCGACGCAGCCTGGGGAGTTGGTCGAGTGCAAAAAGACCTGCCCCACGCCGCCGGTGGCCAGCACTGTCCAGTCGGCCAGGATGGTTTCCGTCTCGCCGGTTTCTTCGTTGAGCACGTAGGCTCCAAGGCAGCGGTTGCGCACTTCGTAGCGGTATTGCGAAGCCCTGGCGTGGTGGTGACTGGTCAAAAGGTCGATGGCGGCGCGGCGGTGCAGGCGCGTGATGCGCGGGTGAGCCAGCACCTGCGCGGTCAGGCCGTCCATGATGGCGCGGCCCGAATAATCGGCGCAGTGCAGGATGCGCGGCAGGGAGTGCCCGCCCTCGCGCGTGAGGTTAAAGGTGCCGTCTTCGTTGCGGTCAAAGGGAACCTTGGCGCGCTTGATCAGCACCTCGTCAACGCATACCGGCCCCTGGACGCACAGGTAATTGACGGCCTTGTTGTAGTTGTAATTGTGGCCAGCAACCAGAATGTCTTTTTCGAGCGCGGGCGCGTCAGACAGGTGCTCCGGCGTTGGCGTCGCCTGATAGATGATGCCGCCCTGGGCAAGCTCGGAATTGCCGTCGGCCAGCCTGTCGCCAGCGTTGAGCAGTAGAACGTCGCAGCCGGAATCGGCCAGCGTTAGCGCAGCGGTGCACCCGGCAACGCCGGAGCCGATGATGAGGACGGGCACATGACGGCGGATAGAATTCACGGCGCAAACCTCAGTTTCCGCATGCTTCAAGCATGCGGGTTAGGGAGAGACGGGCGGGGGGGCAGAGTTTCTCCTCTATGTGCAGAGGCGAGGCTGCTCCGGCAGCAACACTTTGCAGGG is from Desulfovibrio desulfuricans and encodes:
- a CDS encoding pyridoxal-phosphate-dependent aminotransferase family protein, whose translation is MLNKVRLLTPGPTPLPERVRLVLAKDMIHHRKSEFKAVMGRVQERLRVLFGTSDVVLPLSCSGTGAMTAAVYSLFTPGQRVLVVEGGKFGQRWREIAVSRGLETTTIEVPWGEAVDPQAVAAALKADPGIAGVLVQHSETSTGVLHPVEEIARITRDTDTLLLVDGISAVSLAPCPMDEWGIDCLVTGSQKGLMLPPGLALLALSPRGWKRAESVTPGCFYFNLPKERVKIAQGQTLFTSAVNLVVGLDESLEMLLENGLEAIYAKQWALTMLARTGVAAMGLDLYAKTHFAWGITSVMLPAGVDGTEVLRIAMDKYGVCMAGGQDHMKGRMVRIGHMGWVDWADLAAGLHALNRGIIEAGGHCGSRDYLEEALAAYRAALAGKPGQPLNLIHS
- a CDS encoding DUF1844 domain-containing protein, encoding MSDNNCGCKADGPMPEVTFSTFVISLASSALVHLGEVPNPETGGTETNLPLAKHSIDVLEMLRAKTENGLEEQERQLLESILYELRMKFVMKCGPDCACQSKKA
- a CDS encoding class I SAM-dependent rRNA methyltransferase, with amino-acid sequence MRKLWLKKNEDRRVRAGHLWIFANEVDVKQSPLTDFTPGEAATLCDWRGAPLGSVCVNPASLICARLHSRRPDTELDEPLLAQRLQSALNLRQRLYPGPWYRLCHGEGDFLPGLVIDRYGDHLTVQVTTAGMEQRREALTEALRTLVQPTSILWANDLAARGLENLSREQQSEGPLPERLEVPENTCRFYAPCATGQKTGWFYDQRANRTELARYAADADVLDIFSYVGGFGVSAAAAGARSVTFVDASAQALAFAEENARANAPGCEAQILCGDAFDLLRQLRDEGRRFEVISLDPPAFIKRRKDAALGLAAYRQANDLAVQLLAPGGILATSSCSHHLEAQALRGCLTQAAAKRKLHARILFAGGQGPDHPIHAAMPETAYLKCFIAQVGA
- the argC gene encoding N-acetyl-gamma-glutamyl-phosphate reductase, whose protein sequence is MKTINVGLVGITGYAGMELTRLLVSHPCMRLAMACSRAESGKRLGDFYPFLNHLPGADVVISVFDPQEAARQCEIVFLAVPAGTAMDMAEPLLRAGVKVVDLSADFRLRDPETYAAWYKREHVCSDLLHKAVYGLPELYAAEVAKAKLIANPGCYPTSVILGLYAAIKNDLVYTDDIVVDAKSGATGAGRKAVVPTLFCEVSDNFRAYGLPTHRHTPEIEQEVSLLAGHDIRISFNTHILPTNRGILSTIYTKLKNPATSLDEVREAFTGTWAHSPWIRILPKGSLPETRFVRGSMFCDLGLVVDPRTGRLIIISAIDNLCRGASGQAMANANLMCGLPVGAGLDMLAPLA
- the nadB gene encoding L-aspartate oxidase, which produces MNSIRRHVPVLIIGSGVAGCTAALTLADSGCDVLLLNAGDRLADGNSELAQGGIIYQATPTPEHLSDAPALEKDILVAGHNYNYNKAVNYLCVQGPVCVDEVLIKRAKVPFDRNEDGTFNLTREGGHSLPRILHCADYSGRAIMDGLTAQVLAHPRITRLHRRAAIDLLTSHHHARASQYRYEVRNRCLGAYVLNEETGETETILADWTVLATGGVGQVFLHSTNSPGCVGTGVAMAFRAGVDLANLEFMQFHPTALYEERSTRRSLITEAMRGEGARLLDHKGRSFMRDHDPRGDLAPRDVVALAMMDEMLHNGAPCLYLDVSGVEQDLPTRFPTVYEKCREAGIDILKEPIPVVPAAHYFCGGVLTDVHGRTSLHGLYAIGECACTGLHGANRLASTSLLEALVWGVSSGKDLAHRVVAESGLPKALAASIPDWQHEGDERRDDPALVAQDWTNIRNTMWNYVGIARTEARLRRAFEDMRDLVRHIHDFYKRTRISRRLVDLFHGSQTSYIITQAALRNKESIGCHHRAE